In Lacrimispora indolis DSM 755, a genomic segment contains:
- the trxA gene encoding thioredoxin TrxA: MLVVDKDTFVPEVLEAEGVVFVDFFGDGCEPCKALLPHVEKFAEEYSDKIKFTKLNTTKARRLAISQKILGLPVMAIYRNGEKVEELVKDDATPDRIEEMIKKYALSSPV, encoded by the coding sequence ATGCTGGTTGTAGATAAGGATACCTTTGTACCAGAAGTGCTGGAAGCGGAAGGGGTGGTATTTGTAGACTTTTTCGGTGACGGGTGTGAGCCATGCAAGGCTCTGCTTCCTCATGTGGAGAAATTTGCCGAGGAGTACAGTGATAAGATCAAATTCACAAAGCTGAATACCACAAAGGCCAGAAGGCTCGCCATATCCCAGAAGATCCTGGGGCTTCCGGTCATGGCGATCTATAGAAACGGTGAAAAGGTGGAAGAACTGGTAAAAGACGATGCAACGCCTGACAGAATCGAAGAAATGATAAAAAAATATGCATTGTCCTCACCGGTTTAA
- the selB gene encoding selenocysteine-specific translation elongation factor — translation MDSIIVGTAGHIDHGKTALVKALTGHDTDTLAEEKKRGISINLGFTGFQLPNGRTLGIVDVPGHERFIKNMLAGATGIDAALIIIAANEGIMPQTREHMDILSYLGIQKFLIVLTKIDLVDEEFKELVIEDIQSFIKGTFLEGSKIVEVDSVSRKGFNDLIRELEILTSNIRERSFTKKPRMNIDRVFSVKGYGTVVTGTLMEGVLKAEDELVVYPQGIVTKVRNLQVHEHNVESAYAGQRTAINLSNVAVDELKRGNTVATKDGVFVTDRIDVKFSIVKTAKLEMGRFYKLKLYVGAAEEVARFVPITHKKVKAGDDGYGQILLDHEIAVLKGDRFVLRTISPVTTIGGGVIIDPKAGKYKNNPEERLKSLQMKDSASTKEIIEEYIKNNPFSTHDQIAAFLNKDIKEEELKELEADETILFIEKQYIHAEYLMHYRYMVEDILNDYHKKNRLRRGIPKAELLEKLDLSHKKQCETMLKYLAGKNLVRLEQNLVSCYDFEPALTEGQKKVKAELAEKILESGYTFLTAGELTENAREKQQVLEFMLQDGFMVLPGQYILAEDQYKKAKERAERLFHENSVLKLPDFRDSIGTSRKFALMLLERFDQEKFTRRQGDDRVLNTKK, via the coding sequence ATGGACAGCATAATTGTAGGAACGGCAGGGCATATTGACCATGGAAAAACGGCATTGGTAAAAGCTCTCACAGGCCATGATACGGACACCCTGGCAGAGGAAAAGAAAAGAGGGATTTCCATTAATCTTGGATTTACCGGTTTTCAGCTTCCCAATGGGCGTACTCTTGGCATTGTTGATGTTCCGGGGCATGAAAGATTTATTAAGAACATGCTGGCCGGAGCCACAGGCATTGACGCCGCTCTCATCATCATTGCGGCAAATGAGGGCATCATGCCTCAGACCAGGGAACATATGGACATTCTCAGTTACCTGGGAATACAAAAATTTTTAATCGTGCTCACAAAAATCGACCTGGTGGATGAGGAATTTAAAGAACTGGTGATCGAAGATATCCAATCCTTTATAAAGGGGACCTTTTTAGAAGGGAGCAAGATCGTTGAGGTGGATTCTGTCAGCAGAAAGGGTTTTAACGACTTGATAAGGGAGCTTGAGATCCTGACATCCAATATCCGGGAGCGGAGCTTTACGAAGAAACCCCGGATGAACATTGACCGGGTTTTTTCTGTTAAAGGGTATGGAACCGTAGTCACCGGAACCCTGATGGAAGGGGTATTAAAGGCTGAGGATGAATTGGTGGTTTATCCTCAGGGTATTGTGACCAAGGTAAGGAACCTTCAGGTTCATGAACATAATGTAGAATCAGCCTATGCGGGGCAGCGGACGGCCATCAACTTATCCAATGTTGCAGTGGATGAATTAAAGAGAGGAAATACGGTTGCAACAAAGGACGGCGTGTTCGTAACAGACAGGATCGATGTAAAGTTTTCCATCGTAAAGACGGCAAAGCTTGAAATGGGAAGGTTTTATAAGTTAAAGCTCTATGTGGGAGCTGCGGAGGAAGTGGCCAGGTTTGTGCCAATCACCCATAAAAAGGTAAAGGCAGGGGATGATGGTTATGGTCAGATTCTTCTGGATCATGAAATAGCCGTTTTAAAGGGCGACCGTTTTGTGCTCAGAACCATTTCTCCGGTTACAACCATTGGCGGAGGGGTCATTATCGATCCAAAGGCCGGGAAATATAAAAATAATCCTGAGGAACGGCTAAAGTCCCTTCAAATGAAGGACTCGGCATCTACCAAGGAGATCATAGAAGAATATATTAAAAATAATCCATTTTCCACCCATGATCAGATCGCTGCCTTTTTAAATAAGGATATTAAGGAAGAGGAATTAAAGGAGCTGGAAGCGGATGAAACCATACTATTCATAGAAAAGCAGTACATACATGCAGAGTACCTGATGCATTACAGATATATGGTGGAGGACATTTTAAACGATTATCATAAGAAGAACCGGCTGCGGAGAGGAATTCCAAAGGCGGAACTTCTGGAAAAGCTGGATTTATCCCATAAAAAGCAATGTGAAACCATGCTGAAATATCTGGCAGGGAAAAATCTGGTGAGGCTGGAGCAGAATCTGGTTTCTTGTTATGACTTTGAGCCTGCGCTTACGGAAGGCCAAAAGAAAGTAAAGGCTGAATTGGCTGAAAAGATTCTGGAAAGCGGTTATACATTTCTTACGGCCGGAGAACTTACGGAAAACGCCAGGGAAAAGCAGCAGGTGCTTGAATTCATGCTGCAGGACGGCTTTATGGTCCTCCCCGGACAGTATATTTTGGCGGAAGACCAGTATAAAAAGGCAAAGGAAAGGGCAGAAAGGCTTTTTCATGAAAACAGTGTGTTAAAGCTTCCGGACTTCAGGGATTCCATTGGAACCAGCAGGAAGTTTGCCTTAATGCTTCTGGAGCGGTTTGACCAGGAGAAGTTTACCAGACGCCAGGGAGATGACAGGGTATTAAATACTAAAAAATAA
- the trxB gene encoding thioredoxin-disulfide reductase: MKIYDVVIIGGGPAGLSAGLYAGRARLNALLIEKEKDGGQIVITSEIENYPGCLPEESGSSLVQRMTKQVEKFGIDRTADCIQEVDFSGDIKVLKGKEKEYHAKTVIIATGAFPKPIGCPGEKELIGKGVSYCATCDGNFFEDFEIYVVGGGDTAVEEALYLTKFGRKVTIIHRRDELRAAKSIQEKAFENPKIGFMWDSVVKEINGDGMVQSMSVENVKTGEVTEVAADEEDGTFGIFGFIGYLPQSKCFEGILDMEYGYIKTNENMETNIPGVFAAGDIRVKSLRQVVTACADGAIAAVMAEKYIEN, translated from the coding sequence TTGAAGATTTACGATGTTGTAATAATAGGTGGGGGGCCTGCCGGATTGTCCGCAGGACTTTATGCAGGAAGAGCCAGGCTGAATGCCCTGCTGATCGAGAAGGAAAAGGATGGGGGACAGATCGTCATTACTTCAGAGATCGAGAATTATCCGGGATGCCTTCCCGAGGAATCAGGCAGTTCTCTGGTGCAGAGGATGACAAAGCAGGTGGAGAAATTCGGGATCGACCGGACTGCCGACTGCATTCAGGAAGTGGATTTTTCAGGAGATATCAAGGTATTAAAAGGAAAAGAAAAAGAATACCATGCAAAAACCGTGATCATTGCCACAGGAGCTTTTCCAAAGCCCATCGGCTGTCCCGGGGAAAAGGAATTGATCGGAAAAGGGGTATCTTACTGTGCTACTTGTGATGGAAACTTTTTCGAGGATTTTGAGATCTATGTGGTCGGCGGGGGAGATACAGCCGTTGAAGAGGCCCTTTACTTAACGAAATTTGGCCGGAAGGTGACCATAATCCACAGAAGAGATGAGCTTCGGGCCGCTAAATCCATTCAGGAAAAGGCTTTTGAAAATCCTAAAATCGGTTTTATGTGGGATTCCGTGGTAAAGGAAATAAACGGAGACGGAATGGTCCAGAGTATGTCCGTGGAAAACGTAAAGACAGGAGAAGTGACGGAGGTGGCTGCCGATGAGGAGGACGGTACCTTCGGAATCTTCGGATTTATCGGATACCTGCCTCAGTCCAAGTGCTTTGAGGGCATTCTGGATATGGAATACGGCTATATCAAAACAAATGAAAACATGGAAACCAATATACCAGGTGTTTTTGCTGCCGGAGATATCAGGGTGAAGAGCTTAAGACAGGTTGTCACCGCATGTGCGGATGGGGCTATCGCAGCCGTTATGGCTGAGAAATATATAGAAAATTAA
- a CDS encoding citrate/2-methylcitrate synthase, with amino-acid sequence MMNQKEFLKNVEEWSDICLNDEKIDLEAYEKFEVKRGLRDKSGAGVVAGLTKVSKILSNKIEDGQKVPCEGQLFYRGYNIHDLVNGVVREARFGFEEIAYLLLFGDLPDKSQLERFTKTLGYSRTLPTNFVRDVVMKAPSQDMMSCLARSILTLASYDEKASDISVPNVLRQSLMLISVMPMLAVYGYHAFNHYDRGESMYIHRPDENLSTAENILRLLRPDMKYSKVEAHVLDLALILHMEHGGGNNSTFTTHVVTSSGTDTYSVVAAALASLKGPKHGGANIKVVEMMDDLRKEVRDWNDEEEVENYLRKLLHKEAFDKKGLIYGMGHAVYSKSDPRAEIFKGFVKQLSEEKGRLEDFNLYSMIERLAPQVIADERKIYKGVSANVDFYSGFVYSMLDIPNELFTPIFAIARIVGWSAHRIEELINMDKIIRPAYISVMQEEDYMPLGDR; translated from the coding sequence ATGATGAACCAGAAAGAATTTTTGAAAAATGTGGAAGAGTGGTCTGATATCTGTTTGAATGATGAGAAGATTGACCTGGAAGCCTATGAGAAATTTGAGGTAAAACGGGGACTTAGAGATAAAAGCGGAGCCGGTGTTGTGGCAGGCTTAACCAAGGTATCAAAGATTTTATCAAACAAGATCGAAGACGGACAAAAGGTCCCATGTGAAGGCCAGCTGTTTTACCGGGGATATAACATTCATGATCTGGTAAACGGCGTTGTGAGAGAAGCGCGTTTTGGTTTTGAGGAAATCGCCTATCTCCTTCTTTTTGGAGATCTGCCGGACAAGAGCCAGTTGGAACGGTTTACCAAGACCTTAGGCTACAGCCGGACCCTGCCCACCAACTTTGTCAGAGATGTTGTCATGAAAGCGCCCAGCCAGGATATGATGTCCTGTCTTGCAAGAAGCATCCTGACTTTGGCCTCTTATGATGAAAAGGCCAGCGACATATCCGTTCCCAATGTGCTTCGTCAGAGCCTGATGCTTATCAGCGTTATGCCCATGCTGGCGGTTTACGGATACCATGCATTCAACCACTATGACAGAGGAGAAAGCATGTATATCCACAGGCCGGATGAAAACCTGTCCACGGCAGAAAATATCTTAAGGCTTTTAAGGCCGGACATGAAGTACTCCAAGGTGGAAGCCCATGTTCTCGACCTGGCACTGATCCTTCATATGGAGCATGGTGGCGGAAACAACTCTACCTTTACGACCCACGTGGTCACTTCCTCCGGTACGGACACATACAGCGTGGTTGCGGCTGCCCTTGCTTCTTTAAAGGGGCCCAAGCATGGCGGCGCCAACATTAAGGTCGTGGAGATGATGGATGACTTGCGAAAGGAAGTCCGGGACTGGAATGATGAGGAGGAAGTGGAGAATTACTTAAGAAAGCTTCTTCATAAGGAAGCCTTTGACAAGAAAGGGCTTATTTACGGTATGGGACATGCTGTTTATTCCAAATCCGATCCCCGTGCAGAAATATTCAAAGGCTTTGTGAAGCAGTTATCAGAGGAAAAGGGGCGTCTGGAGGATTTTAACCTCTATTCCATGATCGAGCGCCTGGCGCCTCAGGTAATTGCGGATGAAAGAAAGATTTACAAGGGCGTAAGCGCCAACGTGGACTTTTACAGCGGTTTTGTGTACAGCATGCTGGATATTCCCAATGAATTGTTCACCCCAATCTTTGCCATTGCAAGGATCGTGGGCTGGAGCGCCCACCGGATCGAAGAGCTGATCAACATGGATAAGATCATCCGTCCGGCCTACATCAGCGTGATGCAGGAAGAAGATTATATGCCCCTGGGAGACAGATAG
- a CDS encoding trimeric intracellular cation channel family protein encodes MKIELSLFFFVEAIGTIAFASSGAMVAIKKRLDLLGVIVLGVTTAVGGGMLRDIIIGNVPPALFKDPIYVLLAFITVMLLFIIVRQNQKILAGRSIETYEKVMNIFDAIGLGAFTVVGIDTAVLSGYGDYHFLIIFLGVITGVGGGILRDIMAGQTPYVLRKHIYACASIAGAVIYATLMSCINGDIAMLIGACSVVLIRLLATRFCWNLPTATKN; translated from the coding sequence ATGAAAATTGAACTTTCCCTGTTTTTCTTTGTAGAAGCCATCGGAACCATCGCATTTGCATCTTCCGGAGCCATGGTTGCCATAAAAAAACGGCTGGATCTTCTTGGTGTTATTGTACTTGGTGTTACCACCGCCGTGGGAGGCGGTATGTTAAGGGATATTATCATAGGAAATGTACCTCCTGCCCTTTTTAAGGACCCCATCTATGTATTGCTGGCCTTTATAACGGTTATGCTTTTATTTATCATCGTAAGGCAAAACCAGAAGATCCTGGCCGGGCGTTCCATAGAAACCTATGAAAAGGTCATGAACATATTTGATGCCATCGGACTTGGTGCCTTTACTGTAGTGGGAATTGATACGGCGGTGCTGTCCGGCTATGGGGATTACCATTTCCTCATCATCTTTTTAGGCGTCATCACAGGAGTGGGCGGCGGCATTCTGCGGGACATTATGGCCGGACAAACTCCTTATGTACTCAGAAAACATATTTATGCCTGTGCTTCCATTGCAGGGGCGGTCATATATGCAACGCTTATGAGCTGTATAAATGGCGACATCGCCATGCTGATCGGCGCCTGCTCTGTGGTTCTGATCCGCCTTTTAGCAACCCGCTTTTGCTGGAATCTGCCTACCGCAACAAAAAATTAA
- the grdA gene encoding glycine/sarcosine/betaine reductase complex selenoprotein A: MLKDKKVIIIGDRDGIPGPAIEQCIKTAGAEVVFSSTECFVUTAAGAMDLENQKRVKTLAEQYGPENIIVVLGAAEGEAAGLAAETVTAGDPTYAGPLAGVQLGLKVYHACEPEIKNEVDSDVYDEQISMMEMVLDVDDIRKEMSTIRDEHCKY, from the coding sequence ATGCTGAAAGACAAGAAAGTCATCATTATTGGTGACAGAGACGGCATTCCTGGTCCGGCAATTGAACAATGTATTAAAACAGCCGGAGCGGAAGTAGTATTTTCGTCAACAGAATGCTTTGTCTGAACGGCTGCGGGTGCTATGGACCTGGAGAATCAAAAGAGGGTAAAAACTTTGGCGGAGCAGTACGGCCCTGAAAACATTATCGTTGTTTTAGGAGCTGCAGAAGGTGAGGCCGCAGGCCTTGCTGCTGAAACTGTTACGGCAGGAGACCCTACTTATGCAGGACCATTGGCAGGAGTCCAGTTGGGACTAAAAGTATACCATGCTTGTGAGCCGGAAATCAAAAATGAAGTGGACAGCGATGTCTATGACGAGCAGATCAGTATGATGGAAATGGTATTGGATGTTGATGATATCCGAAAAGAAATGTCAACAATAAGGGACGAGCATTGTAAATATTAA
- a CDS encoding TIGR01906 family membrane protein — protein MNRFLQYTAGIIFSFCLMIVLLFTSVEAAVYWLPGYFEKEYAKYNVTQSVSMTMEDLLDVTGEMMSYLRGDRDDLHVETTMGGVEREFFNAREIAHMEDVRGLFLGALSIRRGCLMIMALCLILLLLLKTSFKKTFPRAVCAGTGIFFFLTAVIAFIISTDFTRYFILFHHIFFKNDLWMLDPSTDMLINIVPEGFFRDTVFLIGFIYLFSILLIFAACLFLMRREKNKDL, from the coding sequence ATGAACCGTTTTCTGCAATATACTGCTGGAATCATTTTTTCCTTCTGCCTTATGATCGTGCTTTTATTCACCTCCGTGGAGGCAGCCGTTTACTGGTTGCCGGGATATTTTGAAAAAGAATATGCCAAATATAATGTGACCCAGTCAGTTTCCATGACAATGGAGGATCTTCTTGACGTCACCGGTGAAATGATGTCCTATCTGAGGGGTGACAGAGATGACCTTCACGTGGAAACCACCATGGGAGGCGTAGAACGGGAGTTTTTCAACGCCAGGGAAATCGCCCATATGGAGGATGTCCGGGGACTGTTTTTAGGCGCCCTTTCCATACGAAGAGGTTGTCTCATGATCATGGCCTTATGCCTGATCCTTCTCCTTTTACTAAAAACCAGCTTTAAGAAGACCTTTCCCCGGGCCGTGTGCGCTGGAACCGGAATCTTTTTTTTCCTGACCGCTGTCATAGCCTTCATTATCTCAACAGATTTTACAAGATATTTTATCCTCTTCCACCATATATTCTTTAAAAATGACTTGTGGATGCTGGATCCTTCCACTGATATGCTCATTAACATCGTTCCGGAAGGCTTTTTCCGGGACACGGTCTTTCTCATCGGCTTTATCTACCTTTTCTCCATCCTGCTTATTTTCGCCGCCTGTCTTTTTCTTATGCGCAGGGAAAAAAATAAAGATCTTTAA